Proteins co-encoded in one Oscillatoria sp. FACHB-1407 genomic window:
- a CDS encoding cytochrome c oxidase subunit 3, translated as MTVERTIAQDVEANVREHQEHDEAGNSKFGFIVFLLSESVIFLSFFTGYIIYKTTTSVTDWYPLGVTGLETREPLINTIVLVSSSFVIYVAERYLHDKKLWGFRIFLLTTIAMGSYFLFGQAVEWRGLPFSYTSGTFGGTFFLLTGFHGLHVLSGIVLQLLMLGRSFIPGNYDNGFFGVEATSLFWHFVDVIWIALYVLIYVWQ; from the coding sequence ATGACAGTAGAAAGAACCATTGCCCAAGACGTTGAAGCTAACGTCCGCGAACATCAGGAACACGACGAAGCAGGAAACAGTAAATTTGGGTTTATTGTGTTTCTGCTGTCAGAAAGTGTTATTTTCCTGAGCTTCTTCACAGGCTACATTATCTACAAAACCACAACCTCGGTGACAGATTGGTATCCACTGGGGGTGACAGGTCTGGAGACTAGAGAACCTCTAATCAACACGATCGTGTTGGTTTCCAGTAGTTTTGTGATCTATGTGGCTGAGCGATATTTGCACGATAAAAAGCTGTGGGGGTTTCGGATATTTCTGTTGACCACGATCGCCATGGGTAGCTATTTCCTCTTTGGTCAAGCGGTGGAATGGCGGGGTTTGCCCTTTAGCTATACCTCCGGAACCTTTGGCGGCACGTTCTTTCTATTAACTGGATTTCACGGTTTGCACGTTCTCAGTGGCATCGTGTTGCAGTTGCTAATGTTGGGGCGATCGTTCATCCCCGGCAACTACGACAACGGTTTCTTTGGTGTAGAAGCAACATCGTTATTTTGGCACTTTGTCGATGTTATTTGGATTGCGTTGTATGTGTTGATCTATGTTTGGCAGTAG